One window from the genome of Thermaerobacter marianensis DSM 12885 encodes:
- the rho gene encoding transcription termination factor Rho yields MEGPAAEGRRPDDPSAEDPHPEGRVPAPADEAARPGSARTPEGTANAEAAAGAGLRRTAAAATGGGVQRPAGNRGGAQHAAAGGDAPAGVATPAAAGTGVRERAEVRDLRDGRRNGGNVAVQPGPRQGYGWRRGTPAGPGGEGAGAGARTPAAGGAAPAGAPVRGSRRPAVPGAGGADARLPRDAREGGVQVSPAGGAPEPAVPDERYAGPGAGAGGPGSELPVEAPAVPGTAVGEGGAVPPEPADAPEAGSSVAEAPVAGWEPAVRSRGSQGAPGRGRHGNGRPDIREMEQMTLKELYALARDLDIPYYSSMRKQELIFEIAKARTEKDGLLWAEGLLDIMPEGFGFLRPINYLPSKEDIYVSPSQIRRFDLRPGDMVSGQARPPKDNERYFALLRVEAVNGVDAELARDRLHFEGLTPIFPNERLTLETPGGSIAQRLIDLVAPIGKGQRGLIVAPPKAGKTILLKQIANGIAHNYPDVALMVVLIDERPEEVTDMERSVRGEVLSSTFDQTPENHVKLADMVLERAKRLVEHGRDVVILLDSLTRLTRAHNLVTPPSGRTLSGGLDPAAFYKPKRFFGAARNIEEGGSLTIIATALIDTGSKMDDVIYEEFKGTGNMELHLDRRLAERRIFPAIDIKRSGTRREEMLLNKDEQEIMWALRRSMGDRDPADILEKLIDRLRKTRSNAEFIAQVKEHRA; encoded by the coding sequence ATGGAGGGGCCCGCGGCGGAGGGGCGCCGCCCCGACGACCCCAGCGCCGAAGACCCGCATCCGGAGGGCCGCGTGCCGGCGCCGGCGGATGAGGCGGCAAGGCCCGGCTCCGCCCGCACCCCCGAAGGGACGGCCAACGCGGAGGCCGCCGCCGGGGCCGGCCTGCGCCGGACCGCGGCCGCGGCAACGGGCGGCGGCGTCCAGCGGCCCGCAGGGAACCGGGGAGGCGCCCAGCACGCGGCCGCCGGCGGCGATGCCCCGGCGGGGGTGGCGACCCCGGCCGCCGCCGGGACGGGAGTCCGGGAGCGGGCCGAGGTCCGGGATCTGCGGGATGGGCGGCGCAACGGCGGCAACGTGGCGGTCCAGCCGGGGCCGCGACAGGGCTACGGGTGGCGGCGGGGGACGCCGGCCGGTCCCGGTGGGGAAGGGGCCGGCGCCGGCGCGAGGACGCCCGCGGCCGGTGGGGCCGCACCCGCCGGCGCGCCGGTTCGGGGCAGCCGCCGGCCCGCCGTGCCCGGCGCGGGGGGGGCCGACGCCAGGCTGCCGCGGGACGCCCGCGAAGGAGGGGTCCAGGTGTCACCTGCAGGAGGGGCCCCCGAGCCGGCGGTACCCGACGAGCGGTATGCCGGCCCGGGAGCCGGAGCGGGCGGTCCCGGATCCGAGCTGCCCGTGGAGGCGCCGGCGGTGCCAGGGACGGCGGTGGGGGAGGGCGGCGCGGTGCCCCCGGAGCCGGCGGACGCGCCGGAGGCCGGTTCGTCCGTCGCGGAGGCGCCCGTCGCCGGGTGGGAGCCGGCCGTACGGTCCCGTGGTTCCCAGGGGGCGCCGGGGCGGGGGCGCCACGGCAACGGCCGGCCCGACATCCGTGAGATGGAGCAGATGACCTTGAAGGAACTCTACGCCCTGGCGCGCGATCTCGACATCCCGTACTACAGCTCCATGCGCAAGCAGGAGCTGATCTTCGAGATCGCCAAGGCGCGCACGGAGAAGGACGGGCTGCTGTGGGCCGAGGGCCTGCTGGACATCATGCCCGAGGGCTTCGGCTTCCTCCGGCCCATCAACTACCTGCCCAGCAAGGAAGACATCTACGTTTCCCCGTCCCAGATCCGCCGGTTCGACCTGCGCCCGGGCGACATGGTGTCGGGCCAGGCCCGGCCGCCCAAGGACAACGAGCGCTACTTCGCCCTGTTGCGGGTCGAGGCGGTCAACGGCGTCGACGCCGAACTGGCCCGGGACCGGCTGCACTTCGAGGGCCTGACGCCCATCTTCCCCAACGAGCGGCTGACCCTGGAGACGCCGGGCGGCAGCATCGCCCAGCGGCTGATCGACCTGGTGGCGCCCATCGGCAAGGGCCAGCGCGGCCTGATCGTCGCGCCGCCCAAGGCGGGCAAGACGATCCTGCTCAAGCAGATCGCCAACGGCATCGCCCACAACTATCCCGACGTGGCCCTGATGGTGGTGCTCATCGACGAGCGGCCGGAAGAGGTCACCGACATGGAGCGGTCGGTGCGGGGCGAGGTGCTGAGCTCCACCTTCGACCAGACGCCGGAGAATCACGTCAAGCTGGCGGACATGGTCTTGGAGCGGGCCAAGCGCCTGGTCGAGCACGGCCGCGACGTGGTGATCCTGCTGGACAGCCTGACGCGCCTGACCCGGGCCCACAACCTGGTGACGCCGCCCAGCGGCCGCACCCTGTCGGGCGGTCTGGATCCGGCGGCCTTCTACAAGCCCAAGCGGTTCTTCGGCGCGGCCCGGAACATCGAAGAGGGCGGCAGCCTGACCATCATCGCCACGGCCCTGATCGACACCGGCAGCAAGATGGACGACGTGATCTACGAGGAGTTCAAGGGCACGGGCAACATGGAGCTGCACCTGGACCGGCGGCTGGCGGAGCGGCGGATCTTCCCCGCCATCGACATCAAGCGCTCGGGCACCCGGCGGGAGGAGATGCTGCTCAACAAGGACGAGCAGGAGATCATGTGGGCCCTGCGCCGGTCCATGGGCGACCGCGACCCGGCCGACATCCTGGAGAAGCTCATCGACCGGCTGCGTAAGACCCGCTCCAACGCGGAGTTCATCGCCCAGGTCAAGGAACACCGCGCCTGA
- a CDS encoding M23 family metallopeptidase — translation MATGDRWLQRVNALLLAAWLGMVAAHVSGRDGDPAARPAPGKGGWFAPVPGFTRLFATERPGPASPQVEPAAAGAGAAPAARGEGEEAASGKPGGADRAGAVRQDGAAPGSSPWSIPPAVSWARPLDAVATVTSLFGPRDGRWHHGVDLAVPAGTAVRSVWQGTVRQAGWRGAYGLAVEVAHPGGWSTLYGHLASVAVEPGQRVARGQLLGRVGATGRATGPHLHLEVRVPEGFFDPLAWLDRRWYRWAVGAGDGDAVGTAAVAAPGGAATGSGAAGGE, via the coding sequence TTGGCAACCGGCGACCGATGGCTTCAGCGCGTCAACGCCCTGCTCCTGGCCGCCTGGCTGGGCATGGTGGCGGCCCACGTGTCCGGGCGGGATGGGGACCCCGCGGCCCGTCCCGCGCCCGGCAAGGGGGGGTGGTTCGCGCCCGTCCCAGGGTTCACCCGTCTTTTTGCGACGGAGCGGCCCGGTCCGGCCTCTCCGCAGGTCGAACCGGCCGCGGCCGGTGCCGGGGCGGCGCCGGCCGCGCGGGGTGAGGGGGAGGAGGCCGCGAGCGGGAAGCCCGGCGGCGCGGACCGCGCCGGGGCGGTGCGGCAGGATGGCGCCGCGCCGGGTTCGTCCCCCTGGTCCATCCCGCCGGCCGTTAGCTGGGCACGTCCCCTGGACGCCGTCGCCACCGTGACCTCGCTCTTCGGGCCGCGGGACGGCCGCTGGCACCATGGCGTGGACCTGGCGGTACCGGCCGGCACGGCGGTGCGGTCCGTCTGGCAGGGTACCGTCCGGCAGGCGGGCTGGCGGGGCGCCTACGGCCTGGCGGTGGAGGTGGCCCATCCCGGCGGCTGGAGCACCCTCTACGGTCACCTGGCGTCGGTGGCCGTCGAGCCCGGCCAGCGGGTGGCCCGTGGCCAGCTCCTCGGGCGGGTGGGCGCCACGGGCCGCGCCACGGGACCCCACCTGCACCTGGAGGTGCGGGTGCCGGAGGGGTTCTTCGACCCCCTGGCCTGGCTGGATCGCCGCTGGTACCGGTGGGCGGTGGGGGCGGGGGACGGTGACGCCGTCGGGACCGCCGCGGTGGCGGCGCCCGGCGGTGCGGCCACCGGCAGCGGTGCGGCCGGCGGCGAGTGA
- a CDS encoding S8 family serine peptidase, with amino-acid sequence MTERRGPGRDSRDLTRGKAFHAVLAGLLIVATMAGAVAAVAAPAAGGPTGAALAGLVLAGMAGTGCPDPPGLALPGAGGASRDESASSQGRSSAVVPADVAGQALGAVPPHDTDAAPGPGIPREDVRDPGGEGDGTAPAGWTGAARAAWIAALHRGDELQLALWPQPVQRARLEWCIRWAGGSVLWQGQATGSLVARVPAASLPALLPLVDAIEVDGTAAVAAPDTSLAAPDAASPSLPFELALHRANQDALGAVRLRTTHGVDGSGVTVAVIDTGVDPGLPALQPVGAGGKIAAYVDFTSPVPFAQRVQRAREAGAAVVQDGRNPDWAAEGDVFLTATARAGGAVAGPAGTAIARVRWQGLDLQLPAAAAGQEVRLGWLDEANVGPGGTDLDGNGTVRDRWLVVAFTAQEQAGATATGEGADGGMLRADGPATSLPPGPPLSGTVPPSRGAAAPPAGDAATSLVVLVDADRDLDLAEEPALRPVGQGGGVTWLPRAEAGAPRRPGGPGGAGAGMALVVTAADPQGLLVNFGFDAHGHGTRMAAILAAAGSTYEGVAPGVQLLVLKALGSRGQGDWSQILAAVDYAVAHGADIVSLSAESPSPAEQLPVTERVLRQAMARGVLPVLAAGNGGPGLHTALPLPADAGLVVGAYLPEDAAQLLGDPAGARILPYSAVGPAVDGTPAPSLIGPGVTYTLVPAWQADRWPGGLAPDEGTSVAVPYVAGLAALLLEHGRRQAPALPAAALLPVLHATARPLAGAPATAQGYGTPDGLRAAGELAAWRVGTSGPAGAGGNAAAAAAGSSGGWRGTRWQVLWLHRGRPYKGIFWDGAPPGILNLVVRHGTGEPVTARWAGVPAWARFPGPMPYPAGDGLYLPVAYRLPDRPGLYDALVRLEGDAGPPVGFLQAFVRPYGLDTGYLRVQGSVGRGRVERVFVDVPPGTTQLVLSVERPAPAGAGDGGPSGRVTAGSLSAWVFAPGGRLVRDSAGDAGRLIGGSDLPVWTVEVPSPAPGVWEIDLFFSSLAPAAFDQAEAPYRVTVTARGIRWQPAELELDAPGAAGGRIWQPVTLVPFGRAVRGRVAGIGWAAPGAASGDAATATAAGAEVQPEERVQVNVLAGEPQPYRLDVPEGTTLLAVEVGPPPRSGWRPHLYLYRVEGGAAEPVGDGGGGSAVTVVGPAPGRYYAVVELERVGVPPAWEGGQVDGTDPGPVAIPLLVRRFQGDGAIRVPAGAVDLAAGQAARVVASVDVPAGTGEPRGYLVLLEDEGRVAALLPVRVRRGPPRLVVTAVVPPVGPGERAQITLQVRDRTDGMWRDASLIAGGRLYTTAGGQVTVPWDGRTGTLTVRVLGAAEESVQQVPLPAPLPGSASAQ; translated from the coding sequence GTGACGGAGCGACGCGGGCCGGGCCGTGACAGCCGGGATCTCACCCGCGGCAAGGCTTTCCACGCCGTGCTGGCGGGGCTTCTCATCGTTGCCACGATGGCGGGGGCGGTCGCAGCCGTCGCGGCGCCGGCGGCCGGTGGCCCGACGGGCGCCGCCCTGGCCGGGCTGGTGCTGGCGGGCATGGCGGGCACCGGGTGCCCCGACCCGCCGGGCTTGGCCTTGCCCGGCGCGGGGGGCGCCTCACGGGACGAGAGTGCCTCCTCACAGGGCCGGAGCAGTGCGGTGGTGCCGGCCGATGTGGCCGGGCAGGCCTTGGGGGCCGTGCCGCCCCACGACACGGACGCGGCTCCGGGTCCGGGGATTCCGCGTGAAGACGTGCGCGACCCCGGTGGCGAGGGGGACGGCACCGCCCCCGCCGGCTGGACGGGAGCGGCCCGCGCCGCCTGGATCGCCGCCCTGCACCGCGGTGACGAGTTGCAACTGGCGCTGTGGCCCCAGCCCGTGCAGCGCGCCCGCCTAGAGTGGTGCATCCGGTGGGCCGGCGGCAGCGTCCTGTGGCAGGGACAAGCGACCGGCAGCCTGGTGGCCCGGGTGCCGGCGGCGTCGCTTCCCGCGTTGTTGCCCCTGGTGGACGCCATCGAGGTCGACGGGACCGCCGCGGTTGCCGCACCGGACACGTCCCTGGCCGCGCCCGATGCGGCGTCCCCGTCCCTTCCCTTCGAACTCGCGTTGCACCGGGCGAACCAGGACGCCTTGGGTGCCGTCCGCTTGCGCACGACGCACGGCGTCGACGGAAGCGGCGTGACGGTGGCGGTCATCGACACCGGGGTCGATCCCGGTCTCCCGGCGCTGCAGCCGGTGGGCGCGGGGGGAAAGATCGCGGCCTACGTGGACTTCACGTCACCGGTGCCCTTCGCCCAGCGGGTCCAACGGGCGCGGGAGGCCGGGGCGGCCGTGGTCCAGGACGGCCGCAACCCCGACTGGGCAGCGGAGGGCGATGTCTTCCTGACCGCGACGGCCCGGGCGGGCGGCGCCGTCGCGGGGCCTGCCGGCACCGCCATCGCCCGGGTGCGGTGGCAAGGGCTTGACCTGCAGTTGCCCGCCGCGGCCGCCGGCCAGGAGGTGCGCCTGGGCTGGCTGGACGAGGCCAACGTGGGGCCGGGCGGGACGGATCTGGACGGCAACGGGACGGTTCGCGACCGGTGGCTGGTGGTGGCCTTCACCGCCCAGGAGCAGGCCGGGGCCACCGCGACGGGCGAGGGAGCGGACGGAGGGATGCTCCGGGCAGACGGACCGGCGACCTCCCTGCCGCCGGGTCCACCGCTGTCCGGGACGGTGCCGCCCTCCCGGGGGGCCGCCGCGCCGCCGGCGGGCGATGCGGCGACGTCCCTGGTGGTCCTGGTGGATGCCGACCGCGACCTGGACCTGGCGGAAGAACCGGCCTTGCGCCCCGTCGGCCAGGGCGGGGGCGTGACCTGGCTGCCGCGGGCCGAGGCCGGCGCCCCGCGTCGGCCCGGGGGGCCGGGCGGAGCCGGCGCCGGCATGGCGCTGGTGGTGACGGCCGCCGATCCCCAGGGCCTGCTGGTCAACTTCGGCTTCGACGCCCACGGCCACGGCACGCGGATGGCCGCCATCCTGGCCGCGGCCGGGTCGACCTACGAGGGCGTGGCGCCGGGGGTGCAGCTGCTGGTGCTCAAGGCCCTGGGGAGCCGCGGCCAGGGCGACTGGAGCCAGATCCTGGCCGCCGTGGACTACGCCGTGGCCCACGGGGCCGACATCGTCAGCCTGAGTGCCGAGAGCCCGTCGCCGGCCGAGCAGCTGCCCGTGACCGAGCGCGTCCTGCGGCAGGCCATGGCGCGGGGCGTCCTGCCCGTGCTGGCGGCGGGCAACGGCGGGCCCGGCTTGCACACCGCCCTGCCCCTTCCCGCCGACGCCGGTCTGGTGGTCGGGGCGTACCTGCCCGAGGATGCGGCGCAACTCTTGGGCGATCCCGCAGGCGCCCGGATCCTGCCCTACAGTGCCGTGGGCCCGGCGGTGGACGGCACGCCGGCCCCGTCCCTGATCGGCCCGGGGGTGACGTACACCCTGGTCCCGGCGTGGCAGGCCGACCGCTGGCCGGGCGGCCTGGCGCCCGACGAGGGGACGAGCGTCGCCGTACCCTATGTGGCAGGCCTGGCCGCGTTGCTTCTGGAGCACGGGCGCCGGCAGGCGCCGGCGCTGCCGGCCGCCGCTCTGCTGCCCGTGCTGCACGCCACGGCCCGGCCGCTGGCCGGGGCGCCGGCCACGGCCCAAGGGTACGGCACGCCCGATGGCCTGCGGGCCGCCGGCGAGCTGGCCGCCTGGCGGGTCGGTACGTCGGGTCCGGCCGGCGCCGGTGGCAATGCGGCGGCGGCCGCGGCCGGTTCGTCCGGCGGGTGGAGAGGGACCCGCTGGCAGGTGCTCTGGCTCCACCGGGGCCGGCCTTACAAGGGCATCTTCTGGGACGGCGCGCCGCCGGGGATCTTGAACCTGGTGGTGCGCCACGGGACGGGGGAACCGGTCACCGCCCGGTGGGCCGGGGTCCCGGCGTGGGCGCGGTTCCCGGGCCCCATGCCGTATCCGGCGGGCGACGGGCTCTACTTGCCCGTGGCCTACCGCCTGCCGGACCGCCCCGGCTTGTACGACGCCCTGGTGCGTCTTGAAGGGGACGCAGGGCCGCCCGTGGGGTTCCTCCAGGCCTTCGTCCGGCCTTACGGCCTGGATACCGGGTACCTGCGGGTGCAAGGAAGCGTCGGCCGCGGGCGGGTGGAGCGGGTCTTCGTCGACGTGCCGCCCGGCACGACGCAGCTGGTCCTCAGCGTCGAGCGGCCGGCGCCGGCGGGTGCCGGGGACGGCGGCCCATCAGGCCGCGTCACGGCGGGCAGTCTCAGCGCGTGGGTCTTCGCGCCGGGGGGCCGGCTCGTCCGGGACAGCGCCGGCGACGCGGGGCGGCTCATCGGCGGGTCCGACCTGCCGGTGTGGACGGTGGAGGTCCCCTCCCCCGCGCCGGGCGTCTGGGAGATCGACCTCTTCTTCTCGTCCCTGGCGCCGGCGGCCTTCGACCAGGCCGAGGCGCCCTACCGCGTCACGGTGACGGCTCGCGGCATTCGCTGGCAGCCGGCCGAGCTGGAACTGGACGCCCCGGGCGCGGCGGGCGGCCGGATCTGGCAACCCGTGACCCTGGTCCCCTTCGGGCGGGCGGTGCGGGGCCGGGTGGCGGGCATCGGCTGGGCGGCACCTGGTGCGGCGAGCGGGGACGCGGCGACGGCGACGGCCGCCGGGGCGGAGGTTCAGCCGGAAGAGCGCGTACAGGTCAACGTGCTGGCCGGCGAGCCCCAGCCGTACCGGCTGGACGTGCCGGAGGGCACGACCCTGCTGGCGGTGGAGGTCGGGCCGCCGCCCCGGTCCGGCTGGCGCCCGCACCTCTACCTGTACCGGGTGGAGGGCGGGGCCGCCGAGCCCGTGGGAGACGGCGGCGGCGGCTCGGCGGTGACGGTGGTCGGGCCGGCACCGGGCCGCTACTACGCCGTGGTCGAGCTCGAACGGGTCGGGGTCCCGCCTGCCTGGGAGGGCGGCCAGGTGGACGGAACCGATCCCGGCCCTGTGGCGATCCCCCTGCTGGTGCGCCGGTTCCAGGGGGATGGGGCGATCCGGGTGCCGGCGGGAGCGGTCGACCTGGCCGCCGGGCAGGCCGCCCGGGTCGTGGCCAGCGTGGACGTGCCGGCGGGGACCGGCGAGCCCCGGGGGTACCTGGTCCTCCTGGAGGACGAGGGTAGGGTCGCCGCGCTGCTGCCCGTCCGCGTCCGCCGCGGCCCGCCACGCCTGGTGGTGACGGCGGTGGTGCCGCCGGTCGGGCCGGGGGAGCGGGCCCAGATCACCCTCCAGGTGCGGGACCGCACCGACGGCATGTGGCGGGACGCCAGCCTCATCGCCGGCGGGCGCCTCTACACCACGGCGGGCGGCCAGGTGACCGTACCCTGGGACGGACGAACCGGCACCCTGACGGTACGGGTCCTGGGGGCCGCGGAGGAGAGCGTGCAGCAGGTGCCGCTGCCGGCGCCGCTGCCCGGCAGCGCGTCAGCACAATAG
- the prfA gene encoding peptide chain release factor 1, translated as MREALAARIGRFDQLERELADPAVAADPRRWQPLAQERAELEPLVDAYRRWREAGADLEAARALLRETDDADEHAYLTAEVERLEAERQRLERTLRSLLLPRDPRDQRDVIMEIRAGTGGEEAALFAGDLFRMYQRYAERQGWRTEVMAATESDLGGFKEVVFAVSGRGAFSRLKHESGVHRVQRVPVTEAAGRIHTSTATVAVLPEAEEVEVQIDPDDLEIDTFAASGPGGQHVNKTESAVRITHKPTGIVVTCQDERSQHKNRARAMKILRARLLDYYTRRQQEELSQQRRSQVGTGERSEKIRTYNFRENRVTDHRIGLTLYRLQEIMDGDLDELLDALAAHDEQVRLGEAVS; from the coding sequence CTGCGCGAGGCCCTGGCCGCCCGCATCGGCCGGTTCGACCAGCTGGAGCGGGAGCTGGCCGACCCCGCGGTGGCGGCGGACCCCCGCCGGTGGCAGCCCCTCGCCCAGGAGCGGGCGGAGCTGGAACCCCTGGTCGACGCCTACCGCCGCTGGCGGGAGGCCGGCGCCGACCTGGAGGCGGCCCGCGCCCTGCTGAGGGAGACCGACGACGCCGACGAGCACGCCTACCTCACCGCCGAGGTCGAGCGGCTGGAGGCGGAGCGGCAAAGGCTGGAGCGCACCCTGCGCAGCCTGCTGCTGCCCCGCGATCCCCGGGATCAGCGGGATGTGATCATGGAGATCCGCGCCGGCACCGGCGGCGAGGAAGCCGCCCTCTTCGCCGGCGACCTCTTCCGCATGTACCAGCGCTACGCCGAGCGACAGGGCTGGCGGACGGAGGTCATGGCCGCCACCGAGAGCGACCTGGGCGGGTTCAAGGAGGTTGTCTTCGCCGTCAGCGGCCGCGGCGCCTTCAGCCGCCTCAAGCACGAGAGCGGCGTCCACCGGGTCCAGCGGGTGCCGGTGACCGAGGCGGCCGGCCGCATCCACACCTCCACCGCCACCGTGGCCGTGCTGCCCGAAGCGGAAGAGGTGGAGGTCCAGATCGATCCCGACGACCTGGAGATCGACACCTTCGCCGCCAGCGGCCCGGGCGGGCAGCACGTCAACAAGACCGAGTCGGCGGTGCGCATCACCCACAAGCCCACGGGCATCGTGGTCACATGCCAGGACGAGCGCTCCCAGCACAAGAACCGTGCCCGGGCCATGAAGATCCTGCGCGCCCGGCTGCTGGACTACTACACCCGCCGCCAGCAGGAGGAGCTGTCCCAGCAGCGCCGCTCCCAAGTGGGCACCGGCGAGCGCAGCGAGAAGATCCGCACCTACAACTTCCGCGAGAACCGGGTGACGGATCACCGCATCGGCTTGACCCTCTACCGCCTGCAGGAGATCATGGACGGCGACCTGGACGAGCTTTTGGACGCCCTGGCCGCCCACGACGAGCAGGTGCGCCTGGGCGAGGCGGTGAGCTGA
- a CDS encoding DUF1385 domain-containing protein: MDLRNRFGGQAVIEGVMMRGAGRIALAVRRPDGSIHVTVRPHTAYTARRRWLGWPVVRGVAALAEALVVGIQALNESARLAEEPARSPGTPAQERAAVPSGQAAAPAARPRPNAGGDDWWVTAINVVAVAAALVFFILLPTWAATALARGELARNVVEGGVRLALLLGYMAAIGRIPDIRRVYEYHGAEHKAIHALEAGAPLEPAAAQGFSRFHPRCGTAFLLFVAVVAVVVHALFGWPGFWQRTLLRLATVPVVAGLAYEWILLAGGSPRRWVRWMSAPGLWLQRLTTAEPSLDQLEVALAALKACLAEDAGRPRAGMVTAAVRAAGGGGEPVPAAARATAGTAPAPVAAGGAPATLATAPAGTPVSPSGAATR; this comes from the coding sequence ATGGATCTGCGCAACCGCTTCGGTGGCCAGGCCGTCATCGAAGGCGTCATGATGCGCGGTGCCGGGCGCATCGCCCTGGCGGTCCGCCGCCCGGACGGCAGCATCCACGTGACGGTGCGGCCCCACACGGCGTACACCGCCCGGCGGCGGTGGCTGGGCTGGCCCGTCGTCCGCGGCGTGGCGGCCCTGGCGGAAGCGCTGGTGGTCGGCATCCAGGCCCTCAACGAGTCGGCGCGGCTGGCGGAGGAACCGGCCCGCTCGCCGGGCACACCGGCGCAGGAGCGGGCCGCCGTCCCTTCCGGGCAGGCCGCGGCCCCCGCGGCGCGCCCGAGACCGAACGCCGGCGGCGACGACTGGTGGGTCACGGCGATCAACGTGGTGGCCGTGGCTGCCGCGCTGGTGTTCTTCATTCTGCTTCCGACCTGGGCGGCGACGGCCCTGGCCCGGGGCGAGCTGGCCCGCAACGTGGTGGAGGGCGGAGTGCGGCTGGCGCTGCTCCTGGGGTACATGGCGGCCATCGGCCGGATCCCGGACATCCGCCGGGTCTACGAGTATCACGGCGCCGAGCACAAGGCGATCCATGCCCTGGAGGCGGGCGCGCCCCTGGAGCCCGCAGCCGCCCAGGGCTTTTCGCGTTTCCATCCTCGCTGCGGGACGGCCTTCCTGCTCTTCGTGGCCGTGGTGGCGGTGGTCGTCCATGCCCTGTTCGGCTGGCCGGGGTTCTGGCAGCGGACGCTGCTCCGGCTGGCCACGGTGCCCGTGGTGGCGGGACTTGCCTACGAGTGGATCCTTCTGGCGGGCGGCAGCCCGCGCCGGTGGGTGCGCTGGATGTCGGCCCCGGGCCTGTGGCTGCAGCGGCTGACCACCGCCGAGCCGAGCCTGGACCAGCTGGAGGTGGCGCTGGCGGCCCTGAAGGCCTGCCTGGCCGAGGACGCCGGCCGGCCCCGGGCGGGGATGGTGACGGCGGCGGTCCGGGCGGCCGGCGGAGGAGGCGAACCGGTGCCGGCGGCGGCGCGGGCCACGGCGGGCACGGCGCCGGCGCCGGTCGCTGCCGGTGGAGCCCCGGCGACCCTGGCGACCGCTCCTGCAGGCACGCCCGTTTCCCCTTCCGGCGCCGCCACGAGGTGA
- the rpmE gene encoding 50S ribosomal protein L31 yields the protein MKPGIHPEYKRTTITCACGAVYEVGSTKENLRVDVCARCHPFYTGTQRIVDTGGRVDRFRQKYERYRQGQEQAASGAGR from the coding sequence ATGAAGCCGGGCATTCATCCCGAGTATAAGCGCACCACCATTACCTGTGCCTGCGGAGCCGTCTACGAGGTAGGCTCCACCAAGGAGAACCTGCGGGTCGACGTGTGCGCCCGGTGCCATCCCTTCTACACCGGGACCCAGCGCATCGTCGACACCGGCGGCCGCGTCGACCGGTTCCGCCAGAAGTACGAGCGGTACCGCCAGGGGCAGGAACAGGCGGCTTCCGGCGCCGGCCGCTGA
- the fsa gene encoding fructose-6-phosphate aldolase, which yields MELFLDTAQVDEVRRATAWGVVTGVTTNPTLMARAGGDPEEILKAIASLVPGPISAEVIATDAEGMVREGRHLASLANNIVVKVPMTPAGLEATYRLSREGIRVNVTLVFQPGQALLAARAGATFVSPFVGRLDDVGEDGIGLVADIVEIFRAQGLSTRVLAASIRHPRHVIEAARVGADIATMPMGVLEQLMRHPLTDAGLARFLADWEAARKARAGAGAAGAGGGR from the coding sequence ATGGAGCTCTTCCTGGACACCGCCCAGGTCGACGAGGTCCGGCGCGCCACGGCCTGGGGTGTCGTCACCGGGGTGACCACCAACCCCACCCTGATGGCGCGGGCCGGCGGCGATCCCGAGGAGATCCTCAAGGCCATCGCCAGCCTGGTGCCCGGCCCCATCAGCGCCGAGGTGATCGCCACCGACGCCGAGGGGATGGTCCGCGAGGGGCGGCACCTGGCCTCACTGGCGAACAACATCGTGGTCAAGGTGCCGATGACGCCGGCGGGGCTGGAGGCGACGTACCGCCTCTCCCGGGAGGGCATCCGCGTCAACGTGACGCTGGTCTTCCAGCCGGGGCAGGCCCTCCTGGCGGCCCGGGCCGGCGCCACCTTCGTCAGCCCTTTCGTCGGCCGGCTGGACGACGTGGGGGAAGACGGCATCGGTCTGGTCGCGGACATCGTCGAGATCTTCCGCGCCCAGGGGCTCAGCACCCGGGTCCTGGCCGCCAGCATCCGCCACCCGCGGCACGTCATCGAGGCCGCGCGGGTGGGGGCGGACATCGCCACCATGCCCATGGGGGTCCTGGAGCAGCTCATGCGGCACCCTCTGACCGACGCGGGGCTCGCTCGCTTCCTGGCCGACTGGGAGGCGGCCCGAAAGGCCCGGGCCGGCGCCGGGGCGGCAGGCGCCGGCGGAGGGCGCTGA